A portion of the Trichoplusia ni isolate ovarian cell line Hi5 chromosome 12, tn1, whole genome shotgun sequence genome contains these proteins:
- the LOC113499722 gene encoding uncharacterized protein LOC113499722 encodes MTCCRALALLALVALTQQATTGCKNCIILGKEEKAMFRMHSDACLSASHVDPRLVDAMLAGELLDEPALRKHVYCVLLKCKLVSKDGKLQKTAVLGKMAARPDAKNATKVLESCAEQTGDTPEDLAWNLFRCGYDKKALLFDYMPTSAATEHNDNNS; translated from the exons ATGACTTGCTGCcgcgcgctggcgctgctggcGCTTGTGGCGCTCACACAACAG gcGACGACAGGATGCAAGAACTGTATC ATCCTGGGTAAGGAGGAGAAGGCGATGTTCCGCATGCACTCTGACGCGTGCCTGTCGGCGTCGCACGTGGACCCGCGCCTCGTTGACGCCATGCTGGCGGGCGAGCTGCTGGACGAGCCCGCGCTACGCAAGCACGTCTACTGCGTGCTGCTCAAGTGCAAGCTCGTCAGCAAGGACGGCAAGCTGCAGAAGACGGCCGTGCTCGGCAAGATGGCCGCAAGACCCGATGCCAAGAACGCTACCAAG GTCCTGGAAAGCTGCGCGGAACAGACAGGCGACACGCCGGAGGACCTGGCGTGGAACCTGTTCCGCTGCGGCTATGACAAGAAGGCTCTACTCTTCGACTACATGCCGACGAGCGCGGCCACAGAACACAATGACAACAACTCCTAA
- the LOC113499723 gene encoding adenosine 3'-phospho 5'-phosphosulfate transporter 1 isoform X1, translating into MVVLMCFVVMLLISHMYHLLIDAYEQSATLSDIEYSWFFRLLLNLVGYSTVLLPMFLLYKYLEKINYFDKLSNTSYTGRVLFACFGDPGERLPEASKARKEEGSAREGAELAFCFTGLMAAYLVWGLLQEKIMTQNYVMSDGSTQRFSDSQFLVFVNRLTALCVAGARLLCSRAPLAPAPLYKFSYCALTNVLSAWCQYEALKYVSFPTQVLSKSCKVIPVMLMGKLISRNKYELYEYVTAVLISVGMVLFMFGSHDDQAVSSAVTLSGAALLSLYMVCDSFTSSWQGAVFARYQCGALHMLCAVNAFSCALTAAAHAHHAPPLSLLHHPVFAADCIVLSVSSAVGQLLIYRTIARFGAVVFTIIMTLRQAVSILLSCAVYGHAVSAGGALGVLLVFAAVSLRIYCRQRLRRRRPAPA; encoded by the exons ATGGTGGTGCTGATGTGCTTTGTGGTGATGTTGCTGATCTCGCACATGTACCACTTGCTCATTGATGCCTACGAGCAGTCCGCCACACTCAGTGATATTGAATATTCATG GTTCTTCCGGCTGCTGCTGAACCTGGTGGGCTACTCCACGGTGCTGCTGCCCATGTTCCTCCTCTACAAGTACCTCGAGAAAATCAACTACTTCGACAAGTTAT CTAACACGAGTTACACCGGTCGCGTGCTGTTCGCGTGTTTCGGCGACCCGGGCGAGCGCCTGCCGGAGGCGAGCAAGGCGCGCAAGGAGGAGGGCTCCGCGCGGGAGGGCGCAGAGCTGGCCTTCTGCTTCACCGGGCTCATGGCCGCCTACCTGGTGTGGGGGCTGCTGCAGGAGAAGATCATGACGCAG AACTACGTGATGTCGGACGGCAGCACGCAGCGCTTCAGCGACTCGCAGTTCCTGGTGTTCGTGAACCGGCTGACGGCGCTGTGCGTGGCGGGCGCGCGCCTGCTGTGCTCGCGCGCTCCGCTGGCGCCGGCGCCGCTCTACAAGTTCTCCTACTGCGCGCTCACCAACGTGCTCAGCGCCTGGTGCCAGTACGAGGCGCTCAAGTACGTCAGCTTCCCCACGCAG GTGCTGTCGAAGTCGTGCAAGGTGATCCCGGTGATGCTGATGGGCAAGCTCATATCGCGCAACAAGTACGAGCTGTACGAGTACGTGACCGCCGTGCTCATCTCCGTGGGCATGGTGCTGTTCATGTTCGGCAGCCACGACGACCAGGCGG TGTCGAGCGCCGTGACGCTGTCGGGCGCGGCGCTGCTGTCGCTGTACATGGTGTGCGACAGCTTCACGTCGTCGTGGCAGGGCGCGGTGTTCGCGCGCTACCAGTGCGGCGCGCTGCACATGCTGTGCGCGGTCAACGCCTTCTCGTGCGCGCTCACGGCCGCCGCGCACGCGCACCACGCGCCGCCGCTCAGCCTGCTGCAC CACCCGGTGTTCGCGGCAGATTGCATCGTGTTGTCGGTGAGCTCTGCTGTGGGACAGCTGCTCATCTACCGCACCATCGCGCGGTTCGGAGCGGTCGTCTTCACTATCATAATGACGCTCAGACAG GCGGTGTCGATCCTGCTGTCGTGCGCCGTGTACGGGCACGCGGtgtcggcgggcggcgcgctggGCGTGCTGCTGGTGTTCGCGGCCGTGTCGCTGCGCATCTACTGCCGCCAGCgcctgcgccgccgccgccccgccCCCGCCTAG
- the LOC113499723 gene encoding adenosine 3'-phospho 5'-phosphosulfate transporter 1 isoform X2, which translates to MKTVARFFRLLLNLVGYSTVLLPMFLLYKYLEKINYFDKLSNTSYTGRVLFACFGDPGERLPEASKARKEEGSAREGAELAFCFTGLMAAYLVWGLLQEKIMTQNYVMSDGSTQRFSDSQFLVFVNRLTALCVAGARLLCSRAPLAPAPLYKFSYCALTNVLSAWCQYEALKYVSFPTQVLSKSCKVIPVMLMGKLISRNKYELYEYVTAVLISVGMVLFMFGSHDDQAVSSAVTLSGAALLSLYMVCDSFTSSWQGAVFARYQCGALHMLCAVNAFSCALTAAAHAHHAPPLSLLHHPVFAADCIVLSVSSAVGQLLIYRTIARFGAVVFTIIMTLRQAVSILLSCAVYGHAVSAGGALGVLLVFAAVSLRIYCRQRLRRRRPAPA; encoded by the exons ATGAAAACTGTAGCTAG GTTCTTCCGGCTGCTGCTGAACCTGGTGGGCTACTCCACGGTGCTGCTGCCCATGTTCCTCCTCTACAAGTACCTCGAGAAAATCAACTACTTCGACAAGTTAT CTAACACGAGTTACACCGGTCGCGTGCTGTTCGCGTGTTTCGGCGACCCGGGCGAGCGCCTGCCGGAGGCGAGCAAGGCGCGCAAGGAGGAGGGCTCCGCGCGGGAGGGCGCAGAGCTGGCCTTCTGCTTCACCGGGCTCATGGCCGCCTACCTGGTGTGGGGGCTGCTGCAGGAGAAGATCATGACGCAG AACTACGTGATGTCGGACGGCAGCACGCAGCGCTTCAGCGACTCGCAGTTCCTGGTGTTCGTGAACCGGCTGACGGCGCTGTGCGTGGCGGGCGCGCGCCTGCTGTGCTCGCGCGCTCCGCTGGCGCCGGCGCCGCTCTACAAGTTCTCCTACTGCGCGCTCACCAACGTGCTCAGCGCCTGGTGCCAGTACGAGGCGCTCAAGTACGTCAGCTTCCCCACGCAG GTGCTGTCGAAGTCGTGCAAGGTGATCCCGGTGATGCTGATGGGCAAGCTCATATCGCGCAACAAGTACGAGCTGTACGAGTACGTGACCGCCGTGCTCATCTCCGTGGGCATGGTGCTGTTCATGTTCGGCAGCCACGACGACCAGGCGG TGTCGAGCGCCGTGACGCTGTCGGGCGCGGCGCTGCTGTCGCTGTACATGGTGTGCGACAGCTTCACGTCGTCGTGGCAGGGCGCGGTGTTCGCGCGCTACCAGTGCGGCGCGCTGCACATGCTGTGCGCGGTCAACGCCTTCTCGTGCGCGCTCACGGCCGCCGCGCACGCGCACCACGCGCCGCCGCTCAGCCTGCTGCAC CACCCGGTGTTCGCGGCAGATTGCATCGTGTTGTCGGTGAGCTCTGCTGTGGGACAGCTGCTCATCTACCGCACCATCGCGCGGTTCGGAGCGGTCGTCTTCACTATCATAATGACGCTCAGACAG GCGGTGTCGATCCTGCTGTCGTGCGCCGTGTACGGGCACGCGGtgtcggcgggcggcgcgctggGCGTGCTGCTGGTGTTCGCGGCCGTGTCGCTGCGCATCTACTGCCGCCAGCgcctgcgccgccgccgccccgccCCCGCCTAG